A single Micromonospora sp. CCTCC AA 2012012 DNA region contains:
- a CDS encoding HAMP domain-containing sensor histidine kinase has product MVAIAFLVPLALLAGQIAHDRAIADARGETAVVIAAVTVTEDRAVLERVVASTPAGAKGRLALHLPGEEPIGVPRAESADLRLVMDSGQPLTAAVRDGVVFLQPSTFAPGRTAVIEVWVPQAELQRGVRPARLSMVVLAAVLVASSTVLADRLAAGPVTAARRLAAAARRIGQHDLQARVEPSGPAELAEVGRTFNFMAEQLHALVMAERERAADLSHRLRTPMTALRLDAESLASGTLQQRLVEGIDAIEAEVDAIITAARSPRTHSSSDSCDLAEVVIDRLSFWALPAEHQQRRWQVRGGRSPLPVPVARVDLVSAVDAVLGNIFRHTQPGTPFRVTITATAVVVEDGGPGIADVNQAMRRGVSGAASSGLGLDIVHRMCTHAGGRLEIGKSRELGGARIVLTFPLPPRQRSLD; this is encoded by the coding sequence ATGGTGGCCATCGCCTTCCTCGTGCCGCTGGCGCTCCTGGCCGGGCAGATCGCCCACGACAGGGCGATCGCCGACGCCCGCGGTGAGACGGCGGTCGTCATCGCCGCGGTCACCGTCACCGAGGACCGGGCGGTGCTCGAACGCGTCGTGGCGAGCACTCCCGCGGGCGCCAAGGGCCGGCTCGCGCTGCATCTCCCCGGTGAGGAGCCGATCGGGGTGCCCCGCGCCGAGTCGGCTGATCTTCGGCTCGTCATGGACTCCGGGCAGCCGCTGACCGCCGCCGTTCGCGACGGTGTGGTCTTCCTGCAGCCGTCGACCTTCGCTCCCGGCCGGACCGCGGTCATCGAGGTCTGGGTGCCGCAGGCCGAGTTGCAGCGTGGGGTGCGGCCGGCGCGGCTGTCCATGGTGGTGCTCGCGGCCGTGCTGGTGGCCAGCTCGACCGTGCTGGCCGATCGGCTCGCCGCAGGCCCGGTCACGGCCGCACGCAGGCTGGCAGCGGCGGCTCGGCGGATCGGCCAGCACGACCTGCAGGCCCGCGTCGAGCCGTCCGGACCTGCCGAGCTGGCCGAGGTGGGCCGGACGTTCAATTTCATGGCGGAGCAACTGCACGCCCTCGTGATGGCGGAGCGGGAGCGTGCCGCGGATCTGTCGCACCGGCTACGGACACCGATGACGGCGCTGCGCCTGGACGCGGAATCCCTCGCCAGCGGCACCCTTCAGCAGCGACTGGTCGAGGGGATCGACGCGATCGAGGCCGAGGTCGACGCCATCATCACGGCGGCGCGAAGTCCCAGGACGCACAGCAGCTCCGACAGTTGTGACCTGGCGGAAGTGGTGATCGACCGGCTGTCATTCTGGGCCCTTCCCGCCGAGCACCAGCAGCGGCGGTGGCAGGTGCGTGGCGGCAGGTCTCCCTTGCCGGTACCGGTCGCGCGGGTCGACCTGGTGAGCGCCGTCGACGCGGTGCTCGGCAACATCTTCCGGCACACCCAGCCCGGTACGCCCTTCAGGGTGACCATCACGGCGACCGCTGTCGTCGTCGAGGACGGCGGACCCGGTATCGCCGACGTGAACCAAGCGATGCGTCGTGGCGTCAGCGGAGCCGCGTCGAGCGGTCTCGGCCTCGACATCGTGCATCGAATGTGTACTCACGCGGGCGGTCGGCTGGAGATCGGGAAAAGCCGGGAGTTGGGTGGCGCTCGCATTGTTCTGACTTTTCCGCTGCCGCCTCGTCAGAGGTCGCTGGACTGA
- a CDS encoding response regulator transcription factor produces the protein MPLVLIVEDDPSVRRALTLALTKAGYLVQPATTALEALKLTMSINPSVIVLDLGLPDMDGADALVMIRAVSSVPVIVATARRAEQDMVRLLNAGADDYVTKPFSAAQLQARIAAVLRRGGSATPRQDVGPTLPEIVEVGPLRIDPNTRAVLFHGSPMTLTRKEFELLRYLAERADRVITREELYLSIWKQPLMKGDQTLATHTSILRRKLGESASRPGMLRTIRGVGLMLTDSP, from the coding sequence ATGCCGCTGGTGCTGATCGTCGAAGACGATCCTTCCGTACGACGGGCTCTCACCCTGGCGCTGACCAAGGCCGGCTATCTGGTGCAGCCAGCGACGACAGCGTTGGAAGCACTGAAGCTGACGATGTCGATCAATCCTTCGGTGATCGTGCTGGACCTCGGACTGCCGGACATGGACGGGGCCGACGCGCTGGTGATGATCCGAGCCGTCAGCTCGGTACCGGTGATCGTGGCCACCGCCCGCCGTGCCGAACAGGACATGGTGCGCCTGCTGAACGCCGGCGCCGACGACTACGTGACCAAACCCTTCTCCGCAGCGCAGCTGCAGGCCCGCATCGCGGCGGTCCTGCGTCGAGGCGGCTCCGCCACCCCCCGCCAGGACGTCGGTCCGACACTGCCCGAGATCGTGGAGGTCGGGCCGCTGCGCATCGATCCGAACACCCGCGCGGTGCTGTTTCACGGCAGTCCGATGACTCTGACCCGCAAGGAGTTCGAGCTGCTCCGCTACCTCGCGGAACGCGCGGATCGGGTGATCACCCGCGAGGAGTTGTACCTGTCGATCTGGAAACAGCCGCTGATGAAGGGCGACCAGACGCTGGCCACCCACACCTCCATCCTGCGGCGGAAGCTCGGCGAGTCCGCCTCCCGACCGGGCATGCTGCGCACGATCCGTGGTGTCGGGCTGATGCTGACCGACTCGCCTTGA
- a CDS encoding CAP domain-containing protein codes for MPSASSRATSRAVPAPPPASSGGPGRAGGPRTTSGTRTSDRTGSGQVNAEAERWSLQLLNEERAKVGLPPVAQKEDLSRFARRWAEVMRRTSFHHSGSERDHLVRHRRTGTSENIVWWSDAGLSAEQAARTLQEMWRKSPGHYRNQTTREWTEVGVGLYHDSSGWWGVHVFSNG; via the coding sequence ATGCCGTCGGCGAGCAGTCGGGCGACAAGCAGGGCAGTGCCGGCCCCTCCTCCCGCCTCGTCGGGCGGACCAGGTCGAGCCGGTGGGCCGCGCACGACCAGCGGTACGCGCACGTCCGACCGGACGGGTTCCGGGCAGGTCAATGCCGAGGCCGAACGTTGGTCGCTGCAGTTGCTCAACGAGGAGCGAGCCAAGGTCGGCCTGCCACCTGTGGCGCAGAAGGAGGACCTCAGCCGGTTCGCCCGCAGGTGGGCCGAAGTCATGCGTCGGACGTCGTTCCATCACTCGGGGAGCGAACGTGACCACCTCGTGCGCCACAGGCGGACCGGCACCAGCGAGAACATCGTCTGGTGGAGCGACGCCGGTCTCAGCGCCGAGCAGGCAGCGCGTACGTTGCAGGAGATGTGGCGGAAGAGCCCCGGCCACTACCGGAACCAGACGACTCGGGAGTGGACCGAGGTCGGCGTCGGCCTCTACCACGACAGCAGCGGGTGGTGGGGTGTGCACGTCTTCTCGAACGGCTGA
- a CDS encoding ArnT family glycosyltransferase, whose amino-acid sequence MSSLLHTSSEHATAASRPVPGRLRRLLRGRPAEPAWARPALLVLLAATAVLYLWDPAGRGWANSYYAGAVQSATRNGTAFFFGSVDAANFITVDKPPASLWLMALSGRIFGFSSWSMLLPQALAGVASVALLHAAVRRWHGPAAGLVAGAVLAVTPVAVLMFRYNNPDALLVLLLVLAAYATVRAVERGHVGWLLLAGTAIGAGFLTKMLQAFLVLPALAVAYLVAAPVPLRRRIGHLLAGGAAMLVAAGWWVAVVDLWPASHRPYVGGSEDNSVLGLTLGYNGFGRIFGGDGNTTAGTPGGGTGLPAGMQLPAGMDLPAGGMGGFGGATGIGRMFGDAVGGQVSWLLPAALITLVVGAWLTGRAPRTDRFRASLLLWGGWLLVTATVFSWMEGIFHEYYTVALAPAIGALVGIGGRELWVRREGIVARVGLAAAAAATGAWGYVLLDRTPDWHPELRVVLVAVTVVAVAGLLTPRRLALRLSVVGLVAALLTGLLGNAAYAVQTVSSVRTGPIPTAGPGGGPAGAAGGQAALAERLEQMFPGGRLPAGFPEPPGGAGGLPGAGGRVDPALASLLRGTTSTWAAAVVSTSEAAQLQLASGRPVMGLGGFTGSDPVPTLAAFQRRVADGDVRYLVAMGGPMSGMPGGGSVGGPMAASGPVAEITAWVSTHFPSSTVGGRTVYDLTKEKN is encoded by the coding sequence ATGTCCTCGCTGCTCCACACCTCGTCGGAACACGCCACCGCGGCGTCCCGGCCCGTGCCCGGTCGGCTGCGCCGGCTCTTGCGGGGCCGCCCCGCCGAGCCCGCCTGGGCCCGGCCGGCGCTGCTCGTGCTGCTCGCCGCCACCGCCGTCCTCTACCTCTGGGATCCGGCGGGGCGGGGCTGGGCCAACTCCTACTACGCCGGCGCGGTCCAGTCGGCCACCCGCAACGGCACGGCCTTCTTCTTCGGGTCGGTGGACGCCGCCAATTTCATCACCGTCGACAAGCCGCCCGCCTCGCTGTGGCTGATGGCGCTGTCCGGCCGGATCTTCGGCTTCAGCAGCTGGAGCATGCTGCTGCCGCAGGCGCTCGCCGGTGTCGCGTCGGTGGCGCTCCTGCACGCCGCCGTACGCAGGTGGCACGGCCCGGCCGCCGGACTCGTCGCCGGCGCCGTCCTGGCCGTCACCCCGGTGGCGGTGCTGATGTTCCGCTACAACAACCCGGACGCCCTCCTCGTCCTCCTGCTGGTGCTCGCCGCGTACGCCACCGTGCGGGCGGTGGAACGCGGGCACGTCGGCTGGCTGCTGCTCGCCGGCACGGCGATCGGCGCGGGATTCCTGACGAAGATGCTCCAGGCGTTCCTGGTGCTCCCCGCACTCGCCGTGGCGTACCTGGTCGCCGCCCCGGTGCCGCTGCGGCGCCGGATCGGGCACCTGCTCGCCGGAGGGGCCGCGATGCTGGTGGCCGCGGGCTGGTGGGTGGCGGTCGTCGACCTGTGGCCGGCGTCCCACCGCCCCTACGTCGGCGGTTCGGAGGACAACAGCGTCCTCGGGCTGACCCTCGGCTACAACGGGTTCGGCCGGATCTTCGGTGGCGACGGCAACACGACGGCCGGCACCCCGGGCGGGGGGACGGGACTGCCCGCCGGGATGCAGCTGCCGGCCGGGATGGACCTGCCGGCCGGCGGCATGGGTGGTTTCGGCGGCGCCACCGGGATCGGCCGGATGTTCGGCGACGCCGTCGGCGGGCAGGTGTCCTGGCTGCTGCCGGCGGCGCTGATCACGCTGGTCGTCGGCGCCTGGCTCACCGGCCGCGCTCCCCGCACCGACCGGTTCCGCGCGTCCCTGCTGTTGTGGGGCGGGTGGCTGCTGGTCACCGCGACGGTGTTCAGCTGGATGGAGGGGATCTTCCACGAGTACTACACGGTGGCGCTGGCTCCCGCGATCGGCGCGCTGGTCGGGATCGGTGGCCGGGAGCTGTGGGTCCGCCGCGAGGGCATCGTCGCCCGGGTGGGCCTGGCCGCGGCGGCCGCGGCCACCGGCGCCTGGGGGTACGTCCTGCTCGACCGCACCCCCGACTGGCACCCGGAACTGCGCGTCGTGCTGGTCGCCGTGACCGTCGTCGCGGTGGCGGGGCTGCTGACCCCCCGCCGCCTGGCGCTCCGCCTCTCCGTGGTCGGTCTGGTCGCCGCCCTGCTCACCGGCCTGCTGGGCAACGCCGCGTACGCCGTGCAGACCGTGTCGTCGGTCCGCACCGGCCCGATCCCCACCGCGGGGCCCGGCGGTGGCCCGGCAGGCGCCGCCGGCGGGCAGGCGGCGCTGGCCGAACGGCTGGAGCAGATGTTCCCCGGTGGCCGCCTCCCGGCGGGCTTCCCCGAACCGCCCGGCGGCGCCGGTGGCCTGCCGGGCGCGGGCGGACGGGTCGACCCCGCGCTGGCGTCGCTGCTGCGCGGCACCACCAGCACCTGGGCCGCGGCGGTGGTCAGCACCAGCGAGGCCGCGCAGCTGCAGCTCGCCAGCGGCCGCCCGGTGATGGGGCTGGGGGGCTTCACGGGCAGCGACCCGGTGCCCACCCTGGCCGCCTTCCAGCGCCGCGTCGCCGACGGGGACGTGCGCTACCTCGTGGCGATGGGCGGCCCCATGTCCGGGATGCCGGGCGGTGGGTCCGTGGGTGGCCCGATGGCCGCCTCGGGGCCCGTCGCCGAGATCACCGCCTGGGTGTCGACCCACTTCCCGTCGAGCACCGTCGGCGGCCGGACCGTGTACGACCTGACGAAGGAGAAGAACTGA